One window from the genome of Castellaniella sp. MT123 encodes:
- the baeS gene encoding sensor histidine kinase efflux regulator BaeS: MRSSITFKLFLAILATCLAVALAMGMAVRYSFDSGFDDYVQEREHQRLDTLSQLLASDYAESGGWQFLAGRQDRWWRSLRLSRRDLPLGEHPHGAQPLRVTLVDAQGDWLAGPRARPGADIRRVPVVVEGQTVGWLMTPPLVSRAVNDEIDRQFQARQLRATWVIVGLSVLLAAVVSLLLARILLVPVRRMARATHRLASGDYQTRVRVGTPDELGRLARDFNRLAHNLERHEQWRRELMADVSHELRTPLSVLRGEIEALQDGLRPLDAGALGSLAHEVKQLSDLIDDLYELSLADAGALNYHMKPVDLSVLVAQAVDAVRDRFQRGGLSIDVRIEPGLALQGDEKRLLQLMSNLLENSLRYTDSPGQVKILACRTRDAIELEIADSAPGVGAEHLPRLFERLYRAEASRSRQHGGAGLGLAICRRIVQAHGGRIAASPSALGGLAIHITWPAVPGKES, from the coding sequence TTGCGATCCAGCATCACGTTCAAGCTGTTTCTGGCCATTCTGGCGACGTGCCTCGCGGTGGCGCTGGCCATGGGCATGGCGGTGCGCTACAGCTTCGACAGCGGTTTCGACGACTATGTCCAGGAACGCGAGCATCAGCGCCTGGATACCTTGTCCCAGTTGCTCGCGTCCGATTACGCGGAATCGGGGGGCTGGCAGTTCCTGGCGGGCCGCCAGGACCGCTGGTGGCGCAGCCTGCGTCTGTCGCGGCGCGATCTGCCCCTCGGTGAACACCCGCATGGGGCGCAGCCGCTGCGCGTCACCCTGGTTGATGCGCAGGGCGACTGGCTGGCGGGGCCGCGCGCGCGGCCTGGCGCCGACATCCGGCGGGTGCCAGTCGTGGTCGAGGGTCAAACAGTGGGCTGGCTCATGACGCCGCCGCTCGTGTCCAGAGCCGTCAACGACGAGATCGACCGCCAGTTCCAGGCCCGACAGCTACGCGCGACCTGGGTGATCGTCGGGCTGTCCGTGCTGCTGGCTGCCGTGGTCAGCCTGTTGCTGGCCCGGATCCTGCTTGTGCCGGTGCGGCGGATGGCCCGGGCCACGCATCGGCTCGCCAGCGGCGACTATCAGACACGGGTGCGTGTGGGCACGCCCGACGAACTGGGCCGATTGGCGCGGGACTTCAACCGGCTGGCGCACAATCTGGAACGCCATGAACAATGGCGTCGCGAACTGATGGCGGATGTATCGCACGAGCTGCGAACCCCGCTTTCCGTGTTGCGCGGCGAGATCGAGGCGCTGCAGGATGGGCTGCGTCCACTGGATGCGGGCGCGCTGGGGTCGCTCGCCCACGAGGTCAAGCAGCTCAGCGACCTGATCGACGACCTTTACGAATTGTCCCTGGCCGATGCGGGTGCGCTGAACTATCACATGAAACCAGTGGACCTGAGTGTCCTGGTGGCGCAAGCGGTCGATGCCGTGCGGGATCGTTTTCAGCGCGGCGGCTTGTCGATCGATGTGCGCATCGAACCGGGCCTGGCGCTGCAAGGCGATGAGAAACGGCTGTTGCAGCTCATGAGCAATCTGCTGGAGAACAGTCTGCGCTACACCGACAGCCCGGGTCAGGTAAAGATACTGGCCTGCCGGACACGCGACGCGATCGAACTGGAAATTGCCGATAGCGCGCCCGGTGTCGGGGCGGAACACCTGCCCAGGCTGTTCGAGCGTCTGTATCGGGCCGAGGCCTCGCGCAGTCGCCAGCATGGCGGCGCCGGCTTGGGGCTGGCGATCTGCCGCCGCATCGTGCAGGCGCATGGCGGGCGGATCGCGGCGTCGCCATCCGCGCTGGGTGGGCTGGCGATCCACATCACATGGCCTGCCGTCCCGGGGAAGGAGTCCTGA
- a CDS encoding aminotransferase class V-fold PLP-dependent enzyme, which translates to MPGLLPQVDPEGLLEYSVVYTDRALNHMSQSFQGVMRDISRTLKSVYGAHSAIVVPGSGTFGMEAVARQFATGKRCLVIRNGWFSYRWTQIFEAGDIPSESRVLKARPVEPGNQPYFAPPPVDEVVAAVKEFKPDVVFAAHVETASGIMLPDDYIRRVADAVHAVGGLFVLDCIASGTIWVNMRDTHVDVLISAPQKGWTSSACCGLVMLGETARQRIDSTQSTSFACDLRKWLGIMEAYEKGGHAYYTTLPTDSLIVLRDVMAETDSYGYDRVRAEQQQLGDAVRALLRERGFKSVAAPGFEAPGVVVSYTTDDGIQSTRKFAEAGLQAAAGVPLACDEPEGFKTFRIGLFGLDKLHNVQRTVDTLARALDRIQ; encoded by the coding sequence CCATATGTCCCAGTCGTTTCAGGGCGTCATGCGGGATATCTCGCGCACGCTGAAATCGGTGTATGGCGCCCATTCGGCCATCGTCGTGCCGGGCAGCGGCACTTTCGGCATGGAAGCCGTGGCTCGCCAGTTCGCCACCGGCAAACGCTGCCTGGTGATTCGCAATGGCTGGTTCAGCTATCGCTGGACACAGATCTTCGAGGCCGGCGACATCCCGTCCGAATCCCGCGTGCTGAAGGCCCGCCCGGTGGAACCGGGCAATCAGCCGTATTTCGCCCCGCCGCCCGTCGACGAGGTCGTCGCGGCCGTGAAAGAATTCAAGCCGGACGTCGTGTTCGCGGCCCACGTGGAAACGGCATCGGGCATCATGCTGCCCGATGACTACATCCGCCGGGTCGCCGATGCCGTGCATGCGGTGGGCGGGCTGTTCGTGCTGGACTGCATCGCCTCGGGCACGATCTGGGTGAACATGCGCGACACGCATGTGGATGTGCTGATCTCGGCGCCCCAGAAAGGCTGGACGTCCTCGGCCTGCTGCGGCCTGGTGATGCTGGGCGAGACCGCCCGCCAGCGCATCGACTCCACGCAAAGCACCAGCTTCGCCTGCGACCTGCGCAAGTGGCTGGGGATCATGGAAGCCTATGAAAAGGGTGGCCACGCATACTACACGACGCTGCCGACCGATTCCCTGATCGTGCTGCGGGACGTCATGGCCGAAACCGACTCTTATGGCTACGACCGGGTGCGCGCCGAACAACAGCAGCTGGGGGATGCCGTGCGCGCCCTGCTGCGCGAGCGCGGCTTCAAAAGCGTCGCGGCACCTGGTTTCGAAGCTCCGGGCGTGGTGGTCAGCTACACCACCGACGACGGCATCCAGTCCACGCGGAAATTCGCCGAGGCCGGGCTGCAGGCCGCCGCCGGCGTGCCGCTGGCCTGCGACGAGCCGGAAGGATTCAAGACCTTCCGTATCGGCCTGTTCGGGCTGGACAAGCTGCACAACGTTCAACGTACAGTGGATACCCTGGCCCGGGCCCTGGACCGCATCCAGTAA
- a CDS encoding ABC transporter permease: MNLRAIQAIYRFEMARTRRTLMQSIVAPVISTSLYFVVFGTAIGSRIQHVGDVSYGAFIVPGLIMLSLLTHSISNSAFGIYFPKFTGTIYEILSAPISYGEILLGYVGAAATKSIILGVIILATAALFVPLRIDHPLTMIVFMILTAFTFSLAGFIIGIWADNFEKLQFVPLLIVTPLTFLGGSFYSIDMLPPFWQKVTLFNPVVYLVSGFRWSFFGLADVNVWLSLAVTMLFLAVCLAIVAWIFRTGYRLRP, translated from the coding sequence ATGAATCTGCGCGCCATCCAGGCCATCTATCGTTTCGAAATGGCGCGTACCCGGCGCACCCTGATGCAGAGCATCGTCGCGCCGGTGATCTCCACGTCGCTGTATTTCGTGGTGTTCGGCACCGCCATCGGGTCGCGCATCCAGCACGTGGGCGACGTCAGCTACGGGGCCTTCATCGTGCCGGGACTGATCATGCTGTCGTTGCTCACGCACAGCATCTCGAATTCGGCCTTCGGGATCTATTTCCCGAAATTCACAGGCACCATCTACGAGATCCTGTCCGCCCCCATCTCCTATGGGGAAATTCTCCTGGGCTATGTCGGCGCCGCCGCCACCAAATCCATCATCCTGGGCGTCATCATCCTGGCGACGGCTGCTTTGTTCGTACCGCTGCGGATCGACCATCCGCTGACCATGATCGTCTTCATGATCCTGACAGCCTTCACCTTCAGTCTGGCGGGCTTCATCATCGGCATCTGGGCCGACAATTTCGAAAAACTGCAGTTCGTGCCGCTGCTGATCGTCACCCCGCTGACTTTTCTGGGAGGCAGCTTCTATTCCATCGACATGCTGCCGCCCTTCTGGCAAAAAGTGACACTCTTCAACCCTGTGGTGTACCTGGTCAGCGGATTTCGCTGGAGTTTTTTCGGACTAGCCGACGTCAACGTCTGGCTGAGCCTGGCGGTGACCATGCTGTTCCTGGCGGTCTGCCTGGCCATCGTTGCCTGGATCTTCCGCACCGGGTACCGGCTGCGGCCGTAG
- a CDS encoding c-type cytochrome gives MKLIPFCIWAVSALACGSALAQQAQPAQPAAAKAAGAPQFTPPPADAIPEGPFGDAVRRGQDIFLHTGKFASQYAGNSLNCASCHMDAGRQPGASPMWAAYVLYPAYRAKNGHVNTLAERLQGCFQFSMNGKRPAADSQTIVDLESYMYWMAKGAPTGVKLAGQGFPALPKPAQEPDYVRGQKVFEQHCTLCHGAQGQGQHDATGRMVFPALWGDDSFNWGAGMHSVSTAAAFIHANMPLSRGGTLTEQESWDVAYYMDGHDRPQDPRYAGDLQATIKEHHGGKNDLYGREINGKVLGADSPPAGGRLTGHAPAKSTQ, from the coding sequence ATGAAACTGATCCCCTTCTGCATCTGGGCCGTCAGCGCATTGGCCTGCGGCTCGGCGCTGGCGCAGCAAGCCCAGCCGGCTCAACCTGCGGCGGCCAAGGCGGCAGGCGCCCCCCAGTTCACGCCACCGCCCGCCGACGCGATCCCAGAAGGGCCATTCGGCGATGCCGTGCGACGCGGCCAGGACATCTTCCTGCACACAGGGAAATTCGCTTCGCAATACGCGGGCAATTCCCTGAACTGCGCCAGTTGCCACATGGACGCTGGACGCCAGCCGGGTGCCTCGCCAATGTGGGCGGCCTATGTCCTGTATCCCGCCTACCGGGCCAAGAACGGCCACGTGAACACGTTGGCCGAACGCCTGCAGGGCTGCTTCCAGTTCAGCATGAACGGCAAGAGGCCGGCGGCCGACAGCCAGACGATCGTCGATCTGGAAAGCTATATGTACTGGATGGCCAAGGGCGCCCCCACCGGCGTCAAGCTGGCCGGACAGGGCTTTCCCGCACTGCCCAAGCCCGCCCAGGAACCGGATTACGTCCGCGGCCAGAAGGTATTCGAGCAGCACTGCACGCTGTGCCATGGCGCCCAGGGCCAGGGCCAGCACGATGCCACCGGCCGCATGGTCTTTCCGGCGCTGTGGGGTGATGATTCATTCAACTGGGGCGCGGGCATGCATTCCGTCAGCACGGCGGCGGCCTTCATACACGCCAACATGCCCCTGAGCCGTGGCGGCACCCTCACCGAACAGGAATCCTGGGATGTGGCCTACTACATGGACGGACACGACCGTCCCCAAGACCCCCGTTATGCGGGCGACCTGCAGGCCACGATCAAGGAACACCACGGCGGGAAGAACGACCTGTACGGCCGCGAGATCAACGGCAAGGTCCTGGGTGCGGACTCGCCCCCGGCAGGTGGGCGTCTGACCGGCCACGCACCCGCGAAATCCACGCAATAA
- a CDS encoding response regulator, with product MKILVVEDEPKLAEVLRTYLEAAGYEVRCVDNGLQVMDLVREWEPSLVLLDLMLPGRDGLDVCRDIRGHAAIPVIMVTARTEEIDRLLGLELGADDYICKPYSPREVVARVRAVLRRVEGDSGNGRARDAKQGLRIEPDAWRACLDGVSLDLTPVEFRLLALLASQPGRIFSRDQVLDGLYDDHRIVTDRTVDSHVKNLRRKLAAVRPGDELIRSVYGVGYRLELAGQSPP from the coding sequence ATGAAGATTCTCGTCGTCGAAGACGAACCCAAGCTGGCCGAGGTTCTGCGCACCTATCTGGAAGCGGCGGGTTACGAGGTGCGCTGTGTGGACAATGGCTTGCAGGTCATGGATCTGGTGCGCGAATGGGAGCCCTCGTTGGTGCTGCTGGATCTGATGCTGCCCGGACGCGACGGACTGGATGTCTGCCGCGATATCCGTGGCCATGCCGCGATCCCGGTCATCATGGTGACCGCCCGGACCGAGGAGATCGACCGCCTGCTGGGTTTGGAGCTGGGGGCGGACGATTACATCTGCAAGCCATACAGTCCCCGTGAAGTGGTGGCCCGGGTGCGCGCGGTCCTGCGTCGGGTCGAAGGGGATTCAGGCAACGGCCGGGCCCGCGATGCCAAGCAGGGTTTACGGATCGAACCGGATGCCTGGCGGGCTTGTCTGGATGGGGTGAGTCTCGATCTGACGCCCGTCGAGTTTCGCCTGTTGGCGCTGCTGGCCAGCCAGCCTGGGCGCATTTTCTCGCGGGATCAGGTCCTGGACGGGCTGTATGACGATCACCGAATCGTCACGGACCGCACGGTCGACAGCCATGTCAAAAATCTACGCCGCAAGCTGGCGGCTGTGCGTCCGGGGGACGAACTGATCCGCTCCGTGTATGGGGTGGGGTATCGGCTGGAGCTGGCCGGCCAATCCCCACCCTGA
- a CDS encoding ABC transporter ATP-binding protein, whose amino-acid sequence MTTSPDESDPIIAIRQLGKTYASGHRALDAVDLTIRAGEIFALLGPNGAGKTTLISIVCGLVNPTSGTVRVAGHDIVRDYRAARSAIGLVPQELTTDAFETVWDTVSFTRGLFGKAPDPAGLERILRALSLWDKRNSNLITLSGGMKRRVMIAKALSHEPSILFLDEPTAGVDVALRKDMWNLVRSLRATGVTVILTTHYIEEAEEMADRIGIINHGRLLLVEEKSRLMRQLGQKFLTVHLRDPLPGLPPGLQDWPLELGTDTRQLRYRYESPQAGEAVPALMAALQSNGLTVTDLETEQRSLEDIFVDLIGRPA is encoded by the coding sequence ATGACGACATCTCCGGATGAATCCGATCCGATCATTGCCATTCGACAGCTCGGGAAGACCTATGCCTCGGGGCACCGCGCACTCGACGCGGTCGACCTGACGATCCGCGCAGGGGAAATTTTCGCCCTGCTGGGCCCCAACGGCGCCGGCAAGACGACACTCATCAGCATCGTCTGTGGCCTGGTCAACCCCACCAGCGGCACAGTCAGGGTCGCAGGTCACGATATCGTACGCGACTATCGGGCCGCCCGCTCCGCTATCGGGCTCGTGCCCCAGGAACTGACCACCGACGCCTTCGAAACCGTCTGGGACACCGTCAGTTTCACGCGGGGCCTGTTCGGCAAGGCGCCCGACCCCGCCGGCCTGGAACGCATCCTGCGCGCTCTGTCACTCTGGGACAAGCGCAACAGCAACCTCATCACGCTGTCGGGCGGGATGAAGCGCCGCGTCATGATCGCCAAGGCCCTGTCGCACGAACCGTCGATCCTGTTCCTGGACGAACCCACGGCGGGCGTGGACGTGGCGCTGCGCAAGGACATGTGGAATCTGGTGCGCTCGCTGCGAGCGACCGGAGTGACCGTCATCCTGACGACCCACTACATCGAGGAAGCCGAGGAAATGGCGGACCGGATCGGCATCATCAATCACGGCCGGCTGCTGCTGGTCGAGGAAAAGTCCCGCCTCATGCGCCAGCTGGGGCAGAAATTCCTGACCGTGCACCTGCGCGACCCCCTGCCGGGGCTGCCGCCCGGCCTTCAGGACTGGCCGCTGGAACTCGGCACGGACACGCGCCAGCTGCGCTACCGCTACGAATCGCCCCAGGCTGGCGAAGCGGTCCCCGCCCTGATGGCTGCGCTGCAGTCCAACGGGCTGACGGTGACCGACCTGGAAACCGAGCAGCGCTCGCTGGAAGACATCTTCGTCGACCTGATCGGGAGACCCGCATGA